Within the Gadus chalcogrammus isolate NIFS_2021 chromosome 20, NIFS_Gcha_1.0, whole genome shotgun sequence genome, the region ggggggggcggaactCACCCACGAAGCGCTTCTTGCCCATGGCGTCGACGTCCGACGCAGGCTGGGAGCGGAATATGGTGGAGTTCTCTGAGATATCAAACCGGGTGACTGAGAGGAAATGTGTGAGAAGAGTTGGCGTGAGGTTGGACGTGCTCTGGAACTCTCTGTGCTCCTTCTTTTACAGCCTTGGCACCGCTGAGTGGTCATTTAGTGGTGAATGCTCTGGCTCGCTCCCTCGCTGTCTTACCTGTCCCTTGttcgtttcgttttttttcattttatcctTTTAGCacactctcgctttctctctctctctctctctctctctctttatgtctctttccgtctctctctctctctctctctctctctctctcaactcacTGTATCTCTCTTTTGCTGTCcctttgtctctttctgtctctctctgtctctctccctctgtctctctgtctctctgtgtctctccctctctctctctcagtcaccAATTGTCCACCTTCAACCATGCACACTCTAATTGACTAATTGACTAATTTACTTTTTACAGTGAAACCATGTATGGAGGTCTCCcggacacataaacaaacagacagtcATTAATGATGTCACCAGTACCATTAGATGCTGGAGAAGAGGTGGTTGTGGTTTTGCGCTCTTGTTTGGGCTTGGCCGTCACCAGGGGGAAATGCTTTAGGATGGACTCCTTCTCGCCCTGCTTGAGATCCATGGGTTTATCTAAAGGGAAAGAGGAGGGCGGGAAGGATAAGAGATCAGCTCACTGCTATCTGGGGCTGTCCATGCATTACCGCTTTGAACGCTACGCACGTCACAGGAACTCAGCACGCTGTCCCTGGGGTGGGAGAGATTAGGGGTCAATCGTTGCATAACCAGCATTGTGCGGTttgagagaggagaagacacaGGATgattgcacacacatacacacacacacacacacacacacaaacacacacacacacatactcttggACACACATGTATTACAGCAAATATTTGCAGAAGCAAATATTTGAAGAAGGAAAGGAGTGAAACAAATAAGGGTATGCACAACGACATCAAGCTTCAGCAAACCtgttcacaaaaaaacaaatagcAAGCCTTGAATTGAAGCAAAATCATCATGTAAACATTGTATTCAATATCAATTTGGGAagtgaataaatacatttcctTTACTGAAATAAGAAGAGAGAAATATCTCATTTCTAAATTAGTTTTTCTCCTAATGCTTCTGTGGTGGTAAACCTCACCATGGTGGTCACTGGGTTTCCCCACCAGGTTTGGTCTCTTGCTGACAGGAAGAGAGGGGTGCAGAATCGGAGGGGAGCCTGGGAAAGAGAGTCCATTATAGGGTTAGGTACTACAAATGAAGGCATTTCGGTCGGCACTGTAGGAGAGATGCAGAGTTGAAAATGAGGAATGTCTTTTGCACGGTAGACGCGTGCAATGATATTCTCAGAGATGGTGGATTAGGTGGGATGAACAAGCCTGGGGTGAGCTGGGTGATGATGAATCAGGGGAAAGtatgcaaacacagacaaatgcaAGCAGCAATAAAGTACATCAAAGTCAGACAGATTTTATGTGAAATGGTGAAAGGTCTCTCATGAACGTGTCACTGTGGTGACCTGCCACATGTCTATGAAAAGCCCTGATGAAAACcatgtttatatttaataaCCATAAAACAACCACAGCCTTAACTGCAAAATTCTAAATATTGCAgccaagaaatatatatataaaaaataaaatcctaCAATAGGGTTATTAAATTGTAGCTACTTTTATTATTTGTCCATatgttgaaaaataataaatctGTATTGTTCCTTCTTTGATCTATTGAGTTTtactttgctttgttttttaaaaGCAGTAGACATGATCATTACTCCAAATCTATGATGAGGTCGATTCTGCCCTCGGCAAATACATCCATTGTTGGAGGATGGAAAGTGGAGATTTCCTGTGCGTGTTTCACTTCTCGGCTGCGAAGATATTGTCCTGCTCCTATGACAGAGGTTCTACCAACTAAGAATTATCTTAACTCAGACCATCGTTAGTCTCTGCAGACTGTAATTAGCCGTGGCAGCCGTTGTCAGCTCATAAATATTTCCCTTGGCTTATTTTATCCTTGGACCCTGCTGGACTTGACCTCCATGCAGCATAAATCAGTGATTTCTGGCACCAACCCCCTCGAGAGATGAGTTGAAGCTAGCAAGAGGAACCCCGATTGCATCTGCTAGCATGTCTCGCTGATTACCACCTACTATACATTTCAAGCACGCTGCCGGATCACACATGGAGCGACTTTAGCATAATGGCAAACATATGCCGAGAGAAAAAGACTTAATTTAATGGCTTAGACAGGTACTAATATACCAACCCCGTACCGCTAATCACAAGGCAGTCAAAAAGCGAACGGAATGATCAAGAAACAAAACTGAGAGTAGACCTAAAAAGGAGCGACTGTCATGCACAACTGGAACGGGAGAGTTGAGATCCAAGCTGGAGTCGATGTGATGTGCATGGGCTATGACGTGCTGCCTGGCAAGGCTCTGCTTTACCTCAAACTATTCCGACGGTAGGTATTTTTTTGGCCCGGGGGTTAAGAGTTGCGGTCGGTGAGGCGCTGCCTCTGGTGGTGCCAGGTCTGAGCTGCACAATGTTATCGCACTTTGATGTGGGGGTTAAAACagcagttgggggggggggttctgcttCTTGTCAGATCCGTGGCGTTTCCGGGAAGATGTGAAACCGTACCCCTTCGAAAAATACCCGGGGTTCACAAACGCATCACAGAGACATGGATGGTTTTAATGAGGGACTTGGTCGTCTGAGAAGGCCTCGAAACTCAAATGCTTCCAaggaaggaaaaagaaaagatcTACGGAGTACAGTTCAGTGTTTTTGCAACAATAAATAATGTCTAACATTCATTCGCCGTTGCTTGTTGTACTTCCATTTCACTTCAGAATGAGACGAAATCATTCAGTCATCGGAGGATAAAAACGAAAAGAGAGATGAATCAAGTGAAGATGCGAGTGACGATGGAGCATAGGGTGGACTGGCGAGATAGTATTAATATATACATCTTTCTGTAGAGCTGCTTCCAGCGAGCCGTGCGGCTCCTTGAAGACCTCTGAAACCGTCCAAGTTTCCAGAAataacgcgcgcacacacacacacaccgcagctgGGACATGGGACTGAAGCACAAATATCCCTCACAAGCAATGAATGCGAGGGGTGTGAGAGAGCGTCACCACAACGACATGTGGTCCAGACGTAGGTTACGCTCCTATTAGAGATTGATTTAATTCTCTACCCATTAATTGAAACCTCTGAGGCACAtcggggaggtggtgggggggggggggggggggggggggggggggggggggggggcgccgtgCAAAAAAACAGGCCAAACGGGGCAAACCACATGAAAACGTCCATTTTTCCAGCAGGGCTAAAAAAAGGGCTCCAAGGACAGGTGTCTGCCAAAACTCAGGGTGacagagaggaaaacatttgGCTTCAGTCTCAGTCAAGTATAGAATAATGACGCTACACAGAAAATCAACGCAGAATGGCTGCACACTGGGAAAGAGGGCAAGCTGCCAAATCACAGAGCAGGAAAATGTCAGTTGAGTCGGctgaatgaggggggggggggtgatgggatGGGTCCCTTCTCAGAGGGAAGGGGTTAGTTGGTGAGGGACGCTCGGATGATGATGGTGGGTTAGTTTATCTTTACCCAGTTTATCTCTGGGCCACAGCAAGGGCTTGGGGATAGCATGGCCCTTGTGACGCTCCCCGGAGGCTGCAGAGAGAATAGGCTCTGTTAGGAGAGGCCCACGCGTCTCTGtgtgtcaacacacacaaacccatcgGCGGTTAAAGAACACAACCCCCGCAACGAGTGAGGTGTGGGCTTAAGAGGATTTAGCCCGCTGAGAGGGAAGTCAGAGAACAAAGAAAGGTTTCACAGAGTGACTTCCCCAATACTGAAGGGTTTTGTCAGTGGGAATACCGCTGGGAAGCTGTGTTCCAGGTTTCCCTATTATAACTTTGTTTATTAACTGGTGGGCCTCTGgagcctttttattttcttatttttgtgAAACTTTGCTGTTGCTACAAAGTTTGCCGGTCTTACTAcaaagttatgtgtgtgtgtgtgtgcgtgtgtgtgtgtgtgtgtgtgtgtgtgtgtgtgtgtgtgtgtgtgtgtgtgtgtgtgtgtgtgtgtgtgtgtgtgtgtgtgtgtgtgtgtgtgtgtgtgtgtgtgtgtgtgtgtgtgtgtgtgtgtgtgtgtgtgtgtttgtgtgagagagaaggagagagagaaggatagtgagagaaggaaagagagtgaAGGCCAGAGAgatgaaggacagagagagagagagagagagagagagagagagagagagagagagagagggagagagagagagagggggggacagagagaaggacagagagaaggacagagagagaaggacagagggaggatggacagagagagaaggacagagggagattggcgctggtggtggtgttggctaCATCTTGCTTGGCTTGGCAAGCCTGGCGCAGATGCGGTGTGTCCTGGCCAGACATCCCGCCAGGCCAGCATGAGCGAGAGCGTAAATCATGTTAATGATCCTGACCCCAGACACGCCGCTGCGGCTCCAGATTAAGGTGCTAAACTCACACCGCATACGTGGGCCTTGGAGAACCGCTCATGGACGCTCATTAAGAAAATACACACAGCTAAACGGGGGAGAACCAaggagaaacgggaggcagaggTCCATCCTCACAGCCAGCAGACTGCCCCTGAAAAAGCTAAACATCAAAGCCACCGACAGAGTTGCGATAATCCAAATCGCAGACATTTCACAGACTCTCAGAATggtaaatgtctgtgtgtgcgaatgcgtgcgtgcgagcaGTGTGAGTGAAgtctgtgtgtggatatgtCGCCCGTCTGTGTGTACTCAGGTGTGGCATGAGGACCTCGCCGGGGAAcgctggaggagagagtggagaaaaaggggggagacagggtgcGACATAGTGGTGGATGAGGTAGACGTTTGACAGACATATGCTCCATTACCCCCGGGCACGTTGAAGCGGTGGGTGGAGTTGGACACCCTGGTTGGCCTGCGGGGATCTAGAGGGGAGGCGGGGTTAGCTGCCACCCTGCCACGAGACTGGCCGGTGTTTCGGGCTGCCGGGGTGACACGCGTGGTAGGGcttttggtggtggtggcggcggtggtggtggtggtgaaggtggtggtggaggtggtggtgggggcagaggtggtggtagtggtggtggaggtggtggtggtggtggtgcgaggTACGGCGCCAGTTGAGGGTTTCTTGAAGCCGGTACCTAGACAAGACATCAAGACACATTGAGGGGgtggagagacgggggggggggggggggttaggaaaCATCTGCTCCCAAGAGCGGCTCTTACCAGACCTGGATGGAATGAAACGGTGATTGATGGAGACACAACGAGACACAACAACGCACAAAAGCAGATTAGGGATAGAATGAAGATTGAGTGATATGGGTGAGGGTTTCGAAAGGCTGAGACAGAGCCAGAGTTTGGAGCATGGTAGCTTGGGGgatcccctgggggggggggtggatgtggCTGGGTCCAGAGTAGAGACAGGGATGGAAACAGGATGGATGGTGGTAGTGGAAATGGCGGTGGGGACAATGTACTGTGGAGGATGGAGCAATGGGGGGAAGAAGCAGGGGGACCATCCAACACGTTGACGGACAGTTGGAAGGACCACGGAAAGCGCAGGGGGTCCCGTGTGCGCCGATGACAACATGTAACGGAGCGAGCGTGTCATCATGTTTACCCTGCTTGTTACTACTGGCACTCTCGGCCGCCAGGGCCGGTCTTGGCAGAGGCTTGCCCACCTCGTGATGACTAGGTGCTGTGTGGAAGAAAATTTGCTTTTTTATCTGAAATGGCCTACTTtaaaacaacacttttatgAATTAGGCACCTAGACCATCATCATGTAACTTTTGTTGGTTGTTGGTTATAGCTTAGAACAACGTAAACATGTCAATCCAACACATAGAAGACAACggtaatataaaacacaaacatgttttgATCATGTAGTTATGACTGTTACATCACTGGTGGGAAGAGGTCATTACCCGTTGGGACTCGCAGTCCTGGGTTGACCCTGGGACGCCGGGTTTGTGGTGTGGCCTGAGACTGACGCCGAGGAAAAAGGTTTTTGGGGTGAGATTTCAGAGTCTCTGCCTTGGGCTGGGGTTGGATTTTTGTTTGTGGCTGCGGCTTGGGTGTGATCTTTAGCCTGGGTAGGATTTGGGGTTTAGTCTTTGGTGGGGATTGTGGCTTGGGTCTAGCCCGGGGGTTGGGTGGCAGAGCCTGCTGGGGCCTTGACTGAATGACTTGTTTTGGTTTCTGTTCAAACATAGGCCCTGCTTTGGTCTTTGGCAGGGGTTGTGTTTGAAACCAAGGCATGGTCTTATTGTGAAGCATAGAATGAGTGACACTGGGGGTTTTGGACTGGTGATTGGTCTTTGTAGGAGGAAGTGACGCAAGGGAGAGCCGGAGCTTGGTTCGAGCCTGGGTCTGAGTAACATGGGGACGGGGTTTGGACTGGGGAGTGGTTTTAGGGGGAGGTGGTCTGAGATTCTGCAGAGGACGGGTTTGAGTGGTGGTCTGCGTATTGTCATCAGTTGGAAGGGGCTTTGGCTGGACAGGACCACTTGTTTTGGGCACTAAAGACACGATAGTGGTGGAAAGGGGGAGTTTAGGAAGGACTCTGGGAGCTGGAAGAACATCCAAGAAAGGAGGGAAGACAGATCTGGAGTGGTCTTCTCCTAGGTTGTGCAAAAGAAAACAGTACCGCCAAGATGGCATAATACTGCACAGTGAGATCATATATCACATAGAAGGTCCTGTATGACAGTAGGAAAAGAAAAGGTTTAGTGCCTTAAAAATAGATAAAAGCaggaatataaataataattgagCACAGCACAAATTTAAAGCAATAAATGTTGAGGCCAATAGCAGCTGGCTTGAGATCTCTCAGCACTTTTCCTGGAGCAAACAGTAAGTTAGACAATGACTTCTCTATGGCATGAGACTGATAGCAGTGGTTCCATTCAGACGGCAAGCAGCCCACATGGAGGAGTTTCCAATGCAACAACAATACAACAGTATCCCTGCGGATCTCAGCTACCAAGCAACAGTGAAGGAATGGTATCCAAATCCATGAGGTTATAGGATGCCTTGAAGCATCAGGCTCAATGGCTGCTTATTGATCACCTGCCTTGGGATTTTGATGGACCATTCCAGATTGATTATTCAATCTGATCATAGGTTTTCCTCACGGAAAAACTAAGGAGTTAGGCAGAGAGGGAAAGCCAACAGAGAACCAGTGCAAGCAACGGAGCGTTCTAGGCCATCGGTACCTTAACTCTTTTTTATGGCCCTATAAGGTTTATAtgactgttgtgtgtgtttaggaaaGTGGTAAGGTTGCTAAGGAATACTGAGATCAACACGCCACCATGTTCATTTATGGAAGTGTTTGTTCTTGTTGCTGAATGATCATTAACGCTAAATGTGAAAATGTCTGACAATGAAAGGTATCTGTCTTAGATAACAACGTAGGGAGGATGAGTTCATGGGTGGAAAAAATAACATACCGGACATAAGCAGCAGATTTCTTATTCCATTTGTAACATTTTctttgctgctgctggaagtgCAATTTACCTATCTTATCtacctatctacctatctatctattagATACTGGAAACTAGTGAAATAACTCTACCATATTCATAGATTTTGGTATAGGTCTTAATCTGTATTCAAATATAGAATTTGCTTTGCACCTCATGCTGGCAAACAAACATGTCCTGGCCTTGACACTATATCACTAAGGAGTACACGTCGTATATGTCCACATGGGCAGTAATAACTGCTACCCAAACACGAGCCATTAAAATTACAACAATGATTTGGCCATAATATTGTGCAACAAAAGCCGCCCTATGCTTGGGTTTTCGTTAAGAACCTACTAAAGCAGTCCGCTTGCATCACAGAAAAGTCCTGATTAGGGCATGCCAACCTTGCTCATGCAGCGCTGTCCGACTAGGCAAACTTTAGGACTCCATTGGCCAAGCCTGTGATTAAGCACGGCCGCGCCAGCaaagtgcttcaaataaaacaCCATGAATGTTTACCCATGAGCAGTTTGAGCAGAGGGTTTGTGGTTCCGGGGTTAGACAGAGAATTCTGTCTAGTGGCGTGGGTCGGAGCTGAGGAGTATAACATATGTTACGTTATATGGAGTGTGTCCTTCACTTAATTTGGTGTTGATAAAAAAGTACCTGCATATTTCCTGCAAAGGTATATTCAGAGAAAAGAGACGGAGATTGATGGACGACACACATGAGGAAGGTCAGAAACAGAGTGGAAGAACATTTTATAAACCTGTAAGCCTAACTTTAGGTCAGAGGCGTCATTACCAAGGGTTGCTTTTGGGCCTAATTTCCGGGGGACAGGCAGCCTGCCCTGGGTCCTGTTATGAAGAACTGAGAAGTAAAACATGGAAGAGATTTATTATGTTGATAATACATATCATATCAGGCATTGCAACATATTCCATGTACGGGCACCACAAATAATGATTAAAGTGCTGTGAAGAAAAAGTGACTTTTCCAAGTCAAGTCAATTATCTCAGACAAACAATGTCAGCGTATGGCTTCATGCCTCTCACATCCAGCCAACCTATGAGATGAAGGTTGTGAAATAAAAATCAGGAGGATGAGGCCTTATCTGAAAAACAACAAATCGACTCAGAAGTCTTCCAGCGCACAGACTAATAGCGGGGGGACACGGAGGAGAAGGGCCAAACACGTTTCTGAGCAGCCATAAATCCCGGAGGCCTGTAAAAACTTTGCTGCTGTTAAACTGGGTTCAGAGAGATTGACCGACATCAGGAGTATCTTCCTATTGGCTTACCAGGGCGAGGCGGGAAGGGGAAGGCGCGTGGGCCTCCGGCGAAAGGTTTCTGCTGGGGGGAAAggataaacaaaaaaacagtgATGAAGACAGTGTTTGTAACGCATCGAGAGGCCCCGATCTGTCAACGGCTCAGAGTAAGTGCCACTATCACCATGTCGAGAGGTTTGGACTTTTTCCACAACTGACGTTCCGTCCCCGTGCGCCGATTTCTCTGTGTTACATAAGCCAATGGCTTTGCTACATCCCATCAAACGCCTGAACGCCGCCATCAGGAATAGGTTATCCCAGTTTTCCTTCGAAAGTGCCAATGTTGTGAACGAGCGGACGTGGAGGCCACAGGCACCAGACCCAAAACCACATTGCACAGCCGGAAACCCTGTCGCCAGAGGTCCTTTCGCTCCGTCTTTGTCCCCTCCTTTTAAATACTCCAGTCGGACGCTAAGCCAGCCGTGGGTAACCTCGACTCTGGCTGTGCTCACGCTGTTTCCATGCAATAGTTGAATGGAAACTCAATGATCAGAATATCCTTCAGAACACATTACACTCACATTACACTCACTCACAGGGACGGACTCACATTACACTCAGGTTTACACTCACAGGGACTGACGGAGCTCAGGATGTGGAGCAGGTTGACTTccaaccggaaggttgctagttctaTCCCTGGCTGAGTGTCGAGATGTTCATCAGCAACGTTCCTAAGTGTCAAGacgcctaaccctaactattccCGACGAACTGACTGATGCCGTGCATGGTTTCCTCCACCGTCggattgtgaatgtgtgcatgaatggttgtaagtcgctttggataaaagtgcctTCTAAATGCCCAacctttacattttttaatggaACTTAAGCTTGCTACACAGCATTTGTAGCAGATCTCCCGTCTATGTGGGTTGTTCACGGTCATTCGACCTGAGATCTTGACTTTGGTGAGGTGAAGGAAGTGCAccataacataacatttaaaAGTCACCAATAGGATTCAATTGACTTTTTTTCCCATTTCAAAACAACACATACCGTAGGCTTCACTTGACGGGGTTTGTAGGGTTTCTGGATAGGTTTGTCTGGAAATAACAATGCAAAAGAATGTGAGTGCGGTGGAACTCACAGGAAGAAGGGGAATTAATGAAAAGCacaacatttcaaacatctcttCCGTCAGGATCAAGACAAGCAATTGAGACTCATACAAAGAGTGGCTTAAGCTTTGCTTGTGAATTGCCTGAACAAATAAACAGAAATTGTTTTGGTTCTCTTTACGGCGCCCCACAAACCCAACAATATTTATGTGAGAGAGCTGAGGTTGCATGCCTCCAATGTTGGTGTTGTGGATGACTGGCTTGCTCCACGTTCCGGGCCGATCGGGCCCATTGGGTTGCACACCAAACTCATAGGCTGTGTTGGGTTTGAGGTTATCGATGACTGTGTCGCTGGTGGGGCAGGTTTGGTAGTTCCACTTCCTGTGTCTCTCACGATAACGCACCGTGTAATGCCTGGGGGAAGACATAACGGATCGGTAAAGCAATGAGCTCATCGGATTTGTCAGATTAAGATTTATAATGAATTGACCGCATGTAGGATCATGGCCGAGTTGAGTTTGGGACACATGGTTTAGTTTTCTTGGCTGTCACAGTGATTGTGACTTTAAAAAGGAGTTCATATTTCAATGGTGAAGGAGACAAAGGGGAAACTAGCATGTCCAAGCCAACTGTCAAGTATTATTCCCAAACTTCTCTGTGCATAGATAACTAAATAGAACCTTTGAAAGGAAGATCTGTTTTCTGTGGATTATTTAAAGAGAACCTCTAAACGCACTGTGCACTCCTATAGGCTGATAGCCAAGAAGATCCATACTTCCAGTCAGCCACAATAACACCTGCATGCTCCCACATTGCAAACAGATTGAAGCCAATGCCCATACAGTGGTGTGGTTTTAATATTCGGTTGGCACATCCTGTTTCGCAAACCCACCCTACACCTCCAGTCCATGGCCGGCACCCAGTCCAATGGACCAACACCACCTTACGCCAATGCAACTCAATGCTTGATATCAGAACCGTACATAACAAGTCACACAATCGCCCTTGCACCCTTCCTCCCTTTACAGCCATCTTCTTTCTTTCATTGTTTTCCTGGGGTTGAGGAGTGTATATGTGGTGCTTTACGGGTGTGTTAACTCACCCCTCTTCCAGACAGTCATTCATGATGTTGCCCTCGTAGGGGGTCTTCAGCAGAGTTCCCCAGGACAGGAGCACTGACGTTGGGGTCACTGAGCCAATGACCAGATGCAGTGGCTTCTCCACTTGTACCTTGCCTGAGCGGAGATAGGATTAACACGCCGTTTCAGACACAACTCTCAAGATGTCTGATACAAAGTGCTGGTTTGTGTAAGTTTGGTATTGGAACCTTAGGGGCGCCTTTGGTGTTTACCTGTGCACTGTTTCTTCACGTCATTGAGTGGAATAGGCTGGACAGCGATGAGGTACTTGGGCTCAGCATCTATTAGAGGCAAAacagggatgatgatgatgatgattataatgatgatgatgatgatgtggatgaTGATGGTCGTGACgatgtggatgatgatgatgaagatgatgatgatgatgatgatgatgtggatgaTAGGCTATCTCCTTCAGGAGCCTGTGGCTGCCAAGTTCTGATCAAAGACCAAGACACGACCGGAGGAAAATGCCTGTGACATTTGGACGATGTTGGGCACAACGCCAGGGATTTGCGGAGAGAGGAGCCTCGGAGCCACAGGCCTCGTAGATTGTTTGTGTGATGTGCGTGTGGTATGCGTTTCCCTCAGAGGAGGCTGAGAATCTAGCCGTGACCGAAAGGGTTCAAATGCAACGCACGTGTATTACAGCAATACGGACATTCCCCCGTTTGTCACGCTTACCAGGATACATCTTGTCCAAttttcccacacacacccacatccacccacacacacacacacacaccgttgtgAAAACCTCGCATCAGCGTCTCCGTCTTACCCATCTCCGTCTCGTACGGCTGTCCGTTCTCCGGCAGCTGGATGAACTGCTTGGAGAACATGCTGCCGCCGTAGCCCAGGATGTAACCCTCCAGCTTGGTGTCAGCGTTGGGCCGCAGGAACTTCATGATGATGGTGTCCCCCGTGGCGTTGATACGCACCTTCATGTTCTGCCGTCTcactgcatgggggggggggggggggggggggggggagagaggggggagaggaggacaagGTTTTTATCTTCTTGAAAAAATGGAGATGGTGATTCCAAGGTTTTGGTTGGATGCCTGGTTCATGTCGTGAGACAAACGTTCAATCACATGGTCCTTTGTAAGGGAAATAATTCAGGAAAGCTCAATATGGGATTACGTCTAAGAAGGAATTATTTGCTCTGTTTGATTTCCAGGGAAACAGTGTTTTATCAATTGAACAATGTTTCAGGGTTCAGTTTCAGGGTTCTGATGTGCTCAAAGATTTCTAACTGGTGCTTTCCATTATTTCAAGGGTGGGGATGATACTCagcttgtttttattctgtgTTTGTAGAAAGGTTTAAATGTTATTATGAGAGATATAAGGCAtttaacacaaacatgcatcGTAAATCTATGCTCTTCTCTACCTATTAGCACAAACAATGCTTCTCCTTTGAAAACAGGCCTCGGAATCAGACCTGAGGCAGCAATAAAATTGAATCTGTAAACACTTGGTTAGAACTTGAGGTCAGCCAGAGGAGAGTTGAACCCCATTGGCAATAAAGCTTTATAAAATATTCCCCACCAAAACCTCACAAAGACAGGCAATACAAACagtcataaaacaagaaatcctTTACCCAGCGAGCGTTAGACCATGACCACAATTTACGGCTTTACAACAACTTCAAGTTGCACACGCTTGATCAAACAGTTGAAATGAGGACAGGAACACTTTGCGCGTAGGCCTACTGCTT harbors:
- the LOC130373206 gene encoding target of Nesh-SH3 isoform X2; the encoded protein is MMMMMMMGRSNSTLGSLFLLAVIVVGICSAGAPIRSRVRRQNMKVRINATGDTIIMKFLRPNADTKLEGYILGYGGSMFSKQFIQLPENGQPYETEMDAEPKYLIAVQPIPLNDVKKQCTGKVQVEKPLHLVIGSVTPTSVLLSWGTLLKTPYEGNIMNDCLEEGHYTVRYRERHRKWNYQTCPTSDTVIDNLKPNTAYEFGVQPNGPDRPGTWSKPVIHNTNIGDKPIQKPYKPRQVKPTKPFAGGPRAFPFPPRPVLHNRTQGRLPVPRKLGPKATLAPTHATRQNSLSNPGTTNPLLKLLMGTGFKKPSTGAVPRTTTTTTSTTTTTTSAPTTTSTTTFTTTTTAATTTKSPTTRVTPAARNTGQSRGRVAANPASPLDPRRPTRVSNSTHRFNVPGASGERHKGHAIPKPLLWPRDKLGSPPILHPSLPVSKRPNLVGKPSDHHDKPMDLKQGEKESILKHFPLVTAKPKQERKTTTTSSPASNVTRFDISENSTIFRSQPASDVDAMGKKRFVAPHVVYKTDKKPDEPCSITNSLTFFPDEEAGEQNATAAPRLPPTNLTVVTVEGCPSFVILDWEKSDNATREYKVISTTKGPHGEEVSILTTNQTHTAVENLKPESSYEFTVLPNNEHGSGPPSEPLRFETESADPRVSENVSGKDAIWTQFPFKADAYSECNGKQYVKRTWYRKFVGIQLCNSLRYKIYLSDSLNGKFYNIGDQTGHGEDHCQFVDSFLDGRTGSQLMADQLPSKSGFYRAMRQEPVHFGEIGGNSHSTYVGWYECGTPIPGKW
- the LOC130373206 gene encoding target of Nesh-SH3 isoform X3, which gives rise to MMMMMMMGRSNSTLGSLFLLAVIVVGICSAGAPIRSRVRRQNMKVRINATGDTIIMKFLRPNADTKLEGYILGYGGSMFSKQFIQLPENGQPYETEMDAEPKYLIAVQPIPLNDVKKQCTGKVQVEKPLHLVIGSVTPTSVLLSWGTLLKTPYEGNIMNDCLEEGHYTVRYRERHRKWNYQTCPTSDTVIDNLKPNTAYEFGVQPNGPDRPGTWSKPVIHNTNIGDKPIQKPYKPRQVKPTQKPFAGGPRAFPFPPRPVLHNRTQGRLPVPRKLGPKATLAPTHATRQNSLSNPGTTNPLLKLLMGTGFKKPSTGAVPRTTTTTTSTTTTTTSAPTTTSTTTFTTTTTAATTTKSPTTRVTPAARNTGQSRGRVAANPASPLDPRRPTRVSNSTHRFNVPGGSPPILHPSLPVSKRPNLVGKPSDHHDKPMDLKQGEKESILKHFPLVTAKPKQERKTTTTSSPASNVTRFDISENSTIFRSQPASDVDAMGKKRFVAPHVVYKTDKKPDEPCSITNSLTFFPDEEAGEQNATAAPRLPPTNLTVVTVEGCPSFVILDWEKSDNATREYKVISTTKGPHGEEVSILTTNQTHTAVENLKPESSYEFTVLPNNEHGSGPPSEPLRFETESADPRVSENVSGKDAIWTQFPFKADAYSECNGKQYVKRTWYRKFVGIQLCNSLRYKIYLSDSLNGKFYNIGDQTGHGEDHCQFVDSFLDGRTGSQLMADQLPSKSGFYRAMRQEPVHFGEIGGNSHSTYVGWYECGTPIPGKW
- the LOC130373206 gene encoding target of Nesh-SH3 isoform X4; the protein is MMMMMMMGRSNSTLGSLFLLAVIVVGICSAGAPIRSRVRRQNMKVRINATGDTIIMKFLRPNADTKLEGYILGYGGSMFSKQFIQLPENGQPYETEMDAEPKYLIAVQPIPLNDVKKQCTGKVQVEKPLHLVIGSVTPTSVLLSWGTLLKTPYEGNIMNDCLEEGHYTVRYRERHRKWNYQTCPTSDTVIDNLKPNTAYEFGVQPNGPDRPGTWSKPVIHNTNIGDKPIQKPYKPRQVKPTQKPFAGGPRAFPFPPRPVLHNRTQGRLPVPRKLGPKATLGTGFKKPSTGAVPRTTTTTTSTTTTTTSAPTTTSTTTFTTTTTAATTTKSPTTRVTPAARNTGQSRGRVAANPASPLDPRRPTRVSNSTHRFNVPGASGERHKGHAIPKPLLWPRDKLGSPPILHPSLPVSKRPNLVGKPSDHHDKPMDLKQGEKESILKHFPLVTAKPKQERKTTTTSSPASNVTRFDISENSTIFRSQPASDVDAMGKKRFVAPHVVYKTDKKPDEPCSITNSLTFFPDEEAGEQNATAAPRLPPTNLTVVTVEGCPSFVILDWEKSDNATREYKVISTTKGPHGEEVSILTTNQTHTAVENLKPESSYEFTVLPNNEHGSGPPSEPLRFETESADPRVSENVSGKDAIWTQFPFKADAYSECNGKQYVKRTWYRKFVGIQLCNSLRYKIYLSDSLNGKFYNIGDQTGHGEDHCQFVDSFLDGRTGSQLMADQLPSKSGFYRAMRQEPVHFGEIGGNSHSTYVGWYECGTPIPGKW